A section of the Streptomyces sp. NBC_01591 genome encodes:
- a CDS encoding glycoside hydrolase family 36 protein, giving the protein MTTEQPVPAWRPNTPTGATPDIVGHRQLVTGLLHSTGAPLVVHLTGLGCDRLETAVTPAGDGVVLIEVTAAAAATVRAEWRIPCVGATAYWTPDTRASHWLPPSWAAPRTVSLALGAPVTSLVGTDDRALCTAAAGETSAPVRVGAGVVEESGEFAFTVEQDLTPDGPPLRLRIDLSGRHFAATLQAVTAWWAEGLHHPGVAPAARMPSYSTWYSLHQNVDTAVIERQAALAAAVGCESIIVDDGWQTADRTRGYAHCGDWDINAAAFPDPAAHVAEVHRLGLAYLLWYALPFIGRHNDAWDRFKGMILREEPHLDAAVLDPRHPEVRAYLIEKVSRAVEQWGMDGLKLDFVDRFAVPDPPPAPAGADRAAVHEGVLQLLADLDARLRRTRPDVIVEHRQPYISPGLWPYATMVRAVDCPLSPAENRQRTVDCRLTAGPLAVHADMIMWNSAETHESVAVHLVNALFSVPQISVDLAAQSPDQLATLRFWLGVFRRYADVLQLGLLEPARPDLGYPLIRAHDHRTTVVARYAPLPVALPDRHAADGPQTLLVANADSDPVVLLTTTRPERALALVQDCRGEILSETVLDLVAGVNPVTVPTGGLLTLTREH; this is encoded by the coding sequence GTGACCACCGAACAGCCCGTCCCGGCCTGGCGCCCGAACACGCCGACCGGGGCCACTCCCGACATCGTCGGTCACCGGCAGCTCGTCACCGGCCTGCTCCACTCCACCGGCGCCCCGCTCGTGGTTCACCTCACCGGGCTCGGCTGCGACCGGCTGGAGACCGCTGTCACCCCGGCCGGCGACGGCGTGGTCCTCATCGAGGTCACGGCGGCGGCCGCGGCCACCGTCCGCGCCGAATGGCGGATCCCCTGCGTCGGGGCCACCGCCTACTGGACCCCGGACACCAGGGCCTCCCACTGGCTGCCGCCGTCCTGGGCCGCCCCCCGGACCGTCTCGCTCGCCCTGGGCGCCCCCGTCACCAGCCTGGTCGGCACCGACGACCGCGCCCTGTGCACCGCCGCCGCCGGCGAGACCTCCGCGCCCGTGCGGGTCGGCGCCGGTGTGGTGGAGGAGAGCGGAGAGTTCGCCTTCACCGTCGAACAGGACCTCACCCCGGACGGGCCGCCGCTGCGGCTGCGGATCGACCTCAGCGGCCGCCACTTCGCCGCCACCCTGCAGGCCGTCACTGCTTGGTGGGCCGAGGGCCTGCACCACCCCGGCGTCGCCCCCGCCGCCCGGATGCCCTCGTACTCCACCTGGTACAGCCTCCACCAGAACGTCGACACCGCCGTGATCGAACGCCAGGCCGCCCTCGCCGCGGCCGTCGGCTGCGAGAGCATCATCGTCGACGACGGCTGGCAGACCGCCGACCGCACCCGCGGCTACGCCCACTGCGGCGACTGGGACATCAACGCGGCGGCCTTCCCCGACCCCGCGGCCCACGTCGCCGAGGTCCACCGGCTCGGCCTCGCCTACCTCCTCTGGTACGCGCTGCCGTTCATCGGCCGGCACAACGACGCCTGGGACCGCTTCAAGGGCATGATCCTGCGCGAGGAGCCCCACCTGGACGCGGCCGTGCTCGACCCCCGCCACCCCGAGGTCCGCGCCTACCTGATCGAGAAGGTCTCCCGCGCCGTCGAGCAGTGGGGCATGGACGGTCTGAAGCTCGACTTCGTCGACCGCTTCGCCGTCCCCGACCCCCCGCCCGCCCCGGCCGGTGCCGACCGCGCGGCCGTCCACGAGGGCGTGCTCCAGTTGCTCGCCGACCTCGACGCCCGCCTGCGCCGCACCCGTCCCGACGTGATCGTCGAGCACCGCCAGCCGTACATCAGCCCGGGTCTCTGGCCGTACGCCACCATGGTCCGTGCCGTCGACTGCCCGCTCAGCCCCGCCGAGAACCGCCAGCGCACCGTCGACTGCCGGCTCACCGCGGGCCCGCTCGCCGTCCACGCCGACATGATCATGTGGAACTCCGCCGAGACGCACGAGTCCGTCGCCGTCCACCTCGTCAACGCCCTGTTCTCGGTGCCGCAGATCTCCGTCGACCTCGCCGCCCAGAGCCCCGACCAGCTCGCCACCCTGCGCTTCTGGCTCGGCGTCTTCCGCCGGTACGCCGACGTCCTCCAGCTCGGCCTCCTGGAACCCGCGCGGCCGGACCTCGGCTACCCCCTGATCCGCGCCCATGACCACCGCACCACCGTGGTCGCACGCTACGCGCCGCTGCCCGTCGCCCTCCCGGACCGGCACGCTGCGGACGGTCCGCAGACCCTGCTCGTCGCCAACGCGGACAGCGACCCCGTGGTGCTCCTGACCACCACCCGGCCGGAACGGGCCCTTGCCCTCGTCCAGGACTGCCGTGGTGAGATCCTGTCCGAGACCGTGCTCGACCTTGTCGCCGGGGTGAACCCGGTGACCGTGCCGACCGGTGGCCTGCTCACCCTGACCCGCGAGCACTGA
- a CDS encoding LacI family DNA-binding transcriptional regulator — protein sequence MTARQVTIEDVARAAGVSRQTVSNALNAPHRLRATTLARVTAAIDELGYQPDQSARSLRTGTRKVIGYPAPADNPADPNPLMGGFLQALVTAADAVGHRILLFRSDPQQGARAVAKSLNGLIAARQVDGFILSDVVHDDPRVDVLTEAGFPFAAFGRIASGRPQNWVDIDSAAATAALVELLLDQGHRRICYLNSAASLPWLADRRAGLLQAAAAAPDGAFEVGVPDDDPAALSHAVQRLLSGPDRPTALVCASDWLALTAYQAVRAAGLTVGADVAVTGFNDIPLCTVLQPTLTSVRLPLAAIAHALVDRLITAVEDPTGAPASGLLLPAEPVVRDSTPGR from the coding sequence ATGACCGCTCGACAGGTGACCATCGAGGACGTCGCACGCGCGGCCGGAGTCTCCCGCCAGACCGTCTCGAACGCCCTCAACGCACCCCACCGGCTGCGCGCCACCACCCTCGCCCGGGTCACCGCCGCCATCGACGAACTCGGATACCAGCCCGACCAGTCCGCCCGCAGCCTGCGCACCGGCACCCGCAAGGTCATCGGCTATCCCGCCCCCGCCGACAACCCCGCCGACCCCAACCCCCTGATGGGCGGCTTCCTCCAGGCGCTGGTGACCGCCGCCGACGCCGTCGGCCACCGCATCCTGCTGTTCCGCTCCGATCCCCAGCAGGGCGCCAGGGCGGTCGCCAAGTCGTTGAACGGCCTGATCGCGGCCCGCCAGGTCGACGGGTTCATCCTCTCCGACGTCGTCCACGACGACCCCCGCGTCGACGTGCTCACCGAAGCCGGCTTCCCGTTCGCCGCCTTCGGCCGCATCGCCTCCGGCCGCCCGCAGAACTGGGTCGACATCGACTCCGCCGCCGCCACCGCCGCCCTGGTCGAACTCCTCCTCGACCAGGGCCACCGCCGGATCTGCTACCTCAACTCCGCCGCGTCCCTGCCCTGGCTCGCCGACCGCAGGGCCGGCCTCCTGCAGGCCGCGGCCGCCGCCCCCGACGGCGCCTTCGAGGTCGGCGTCCCCGACGACGACCCGGCCGCGCTCTCCCACGCCGTCCAGCGCCTGCTCAGCGGACCCGACCGCCCGACCGCCCTGGTCTGCGCAAGCGACTGGCTCGCCCTGACCGCCTACCAGGCCGTCCGCGCCGCAGGCCTCACCGTCGGCGCCGACGTCGCCGTCACCGGCTTCAACGACATCCCGCTCTGCACCGTGCTCCAACCCACCCTCACCAGCGTGCGCCTGCCCCTGGCCGCCATCGCCCACGCCCTCGTCGACCGGCTGATCACCGCCGTCGAGGACCCCACCGGAGCCCCGGCGAGCGGGCTGCTGCTTCCTGCGGAGCCGGTCGTGCGTGACAGCACGCCGGGGCGGTAG